NNNNNNNNNNNNNNNNNNNNNNNNNNNNNNNNNNNNNNNNNNNNNNNNNNNNNNNNNNNNNNNNNNNNNNNNNNNNNNNNNNNNNNNNNNNNNNNNNNNNNNNNNNNNNNNNNNNNNNNNNNNNNNNNNNNNNNNNNNNNNNNNNNNNNNNNNNNNNNNNNNNNNNNNNNNNNNNNNNNNNNNNNNNNNNNNNNNNNNNNNNNNNNNNNNNNNNNNNNNNNNNNNNNNNNNNNNNNNNNNNNNNNNNNNNNNNNNNNNNNNNNNNNNNNNNNNNNNNNNNNNNNNNNNNNNNNNNNNNNNNNNNNNNNNNNNNNNNNNNNNNNNNNNNNNNNNNNNNNNNNNNNNNNNNNNNNNNNNNNNNNNNNNNNNNNNNNNNNNNNNNNNNNNNNNNNNNNNNNNNNNNNNNNNNNNNNNNNNNNNNNNNNNNNNNNNNNNNNNNNNNNNNNNNNNNNNNNNNNNNNNNNNNNNNNNNNNNNNNNNNNNNNNNNNNNNNNNNNNNNNNNNNNNNNNNNNNNNNNNNNNNNNNNNNNNNNNNNNNNNNNNNNNNNNNNNNNNNNNNNNNNNNNNNNNNNNNNNNNNNNNNNNNNNNNNNNNNNNNNNNNNNNNNNNNNNNNNNNNNNNNNNNNNNNNNNNNNNNNNNNNNNNNNNNNNNNNNNNNNNNNNNNNNNNNNNNNNNNNNNNNNNNNNNNNNNNNNNNNNNNNNNNNNNNNNNNNNNNNNNNNNNNNNNNNNNNNNNNNNNNNNNNNNNNNNNNNNNNNNNNNNNNNNNNNNNNNNNNNNNNNNNNNNNNNNNNNNNNNNNNNNNNNNNNNNNNNNNNNNNNNNNNNNNNNNNNNNNNNNNNNNNNNNNNNNNNNNNNNNNNNNNNNNNNNNNNNNNNNNNNNNNNNNNNNNNNNNNNNNNNNNNNNNNNNNNNNNNNNNNNNNNNNNNNNNNNNNNNNNNNNNNNNNNNNNNNNNNNNNNNNNNNNNNNNNNNNNNNNNNNNNNNNNNNNNNNNNNNNNNNNNNNNNNNNNNNNNNNNNNNNNNNNNNNNNNNNNNNNNNNNNNNNNNNNNNNNNNNNNNNNNNNNNNNNNNNNNNNNNNNNNNNNNNNNNNNNNNNNNNNNNNNNNNNNNNNNNNNNNNNNNNNNNNNNNNNNNNNNNNNNNNNNNNNNNNNNNNNNNNNNNNNNNNNNNNNNNNNNNNNNNNNNNNNNNNNNNNNNNNNNNNNNNNNNNNNNNNNNNNNNNNNNNNNNNNNNNNNNNNNNNNNNNNNNNNNNNNNNNNNNNNNNNNNNNNNNNNNNNNNNNNNNNNNNNNNNNNNNNNNNNNNNNNNNNNNNNNNNNNNNNNNNNNNNNNNNNNNNNNNNNNNNNNNNNNNNNNNNNNNNNNNNNNNNNNNNNNNNNNNNNNNNNNNNNNNNNNNNNNNNNNNNNNNNNNNNNNNNNNNNNNNNNNNNNNNNNNNNNNNNNNNNNNNNNNNNNNNNNNNNNNNNNNNNNNNNNNNNNNNNNNNNNNNNNNNNNNNNNNNNNNNNNNNNNNNNNNNNNNNNNNNNNNNNNNNNNNNNNNNNNNNNNNNNNNNNNNNNNNNNNNNNNNNNNNNNNNNNNNNNNNNNNNNNNNNNNNNNNNNNNNNNNNNNNNNNNNNNNNNNNNNNNNNNcctaaaccctaaaccctaaaccctaaaccctaaaacctaaaaccctaaaaccctaaaccctaaaccctaaaccattcACCATTCACcattcatataataaaatagagttatcaaataaagtaatacacACATGgtgtatatatatgtatatagatatatatatacaccatgtgtgtatatatatatatatattcacgtgtgtatataaatatacacacgttatatatatatacaccatgtgtaaatatatatgtatatagatatatatatatataccatgtgtgtagatatatatatattcacgtgtgtatataaatatacacacgttatatatatatacaccatGTGtagatatatatgtatatagatatatatacaCCATGtgtatagatatatatatattcacgtgtgtatataaatatacacacgtcatatatatatatatacacaccaCACCATGTGtagatatatatgtatatagatatatatacaCCATGtgtgtaaatatatatatattcacgtgtgtatataaatatacacacgtcatatatatatatatacacaccaCACCATGTGtagatatatatgtatatagatatatatacaCCATGtgtatagatatatatatattcacgtgtgtatataaatatacacacgtcatatatatatatatacacaccaCACCATGTGtagatatatatgtatatagatatatatacaCCATGtgtatagatatatatatattcacgtgtgtatataaatatacacacgtcatatatatatatatacacaccaCACCATGTGtagatatatatgtatatagatatatatacaccatgtgtatatatatattataggttattattatctttgttatgtagTTGTATAttatgacgaagataataataacatgtaataaaaatagaattgtcaaataaaataattattattttatttgacaattttattttattataatagataaaattttcagaATCAAAAAGCACCTCAAATACCTTAAATTCCTTGCTATGTAAACTCTCGGTGGCCTTCTCTGCCACCTCTTTTGTTTTAAACGCGCCACAAAAAGCATAACCCTTGCTTTCTCTGGTGTCCATGTCTTTCATTAGCCGAACCTGAAAAGTAACAAAAATCACATTCTTGTTAATAATCCCAATTTCCCTGTTACGTTGAAATGGAAAGTTTTGTGATATCATAAGAGCATTGTATTAAACTCTTGACCTCAACAATATCCCCCATTGGCTCACACAGTTCCCTTAAGTCATCTTCACATGTATCACGAGGAAGTTCACCAATAAAGACTTCAGAACCATGAGGAGGAAGAGCAAGAAGTTCATCAGgcttctctttctcttcttcatCAATGAGAGATGGTTTTTGCCCATCTTCTTCCGTGGCAAGGTCACTTTTTTCAGCATCGAGAAATTGGTCTTTCCGACCAGCCTCTGCCGCTGCTGACTCTTCATATTCATGTTCTTCGACACTACCTTCAGCATTATCATCTTCGCCTCCATCATCATCCATTTCTTCCATGTAGTTTTCCTCATCAAGGTCAACACGCTCATCAATCTCTGCACCTTATGACATGATCGGCTCAGGTATTTGTCATAAACAGGCAAACACCTACAGGTTCACACTTTAATAACAAGATATGTATGGAACATTAAGTAGTTGCTGCACGGGTTAACAAACATATAACTGTCGAAAGTTAGAGTATTTTAAAACTATAAGGTAACATAGGAATAATTGCTTTTTCAAAGAGGGAAAAAAGGTTCTTCATAGGGTTTAAGGTCAAGACAAGGATGCTATAGTCAGAGATGCTTTCCAAAGACAACCCAGCAACAAACCTGAAAGAAACccaaaaaacaaatatacaaGCTGGGGGGAAATTCAGACCTAATTGTTCGTTTtctatgcaaaaaaaaaaaaacaaggcaataacttttttaaaatcttaattttccCATCCAAATCTATATGCATTCAATATTTAACATTAGTATATATTGGAAATAGGAATGTCAATAACGAAcatataatagataataaatcTAACGAGCTAAGGAAATGAAATATGAATAAAACTGTGAAATTTAGCATATGTATAAAGGATGGGGAAAAACCCCTTAAAAAGCATAGAGTTTAAACCCTATGATGTGAGTGGCAGAAGAAAATGAATAAGGAGAAGAGAAATGCGACGTAGCAATTCTAAATATGGTTTGTTAGTATGTAGAAGTGTGAAATTGGAGTGATGAGTATATTTAGAATCGAATTCAAAGGAAACGAGAAGTGGTGCATTATTTTAGAGTGAGAAATGGTATTCGGAACACAGAGGATAAAAAGTggcatattttatatatatttatggttttgaatttgattttgaagCAGCGTCAATGCGGTGATGCGGTGTCGGAGCTTGACCAAAAAGCTTGGGGTGACCTGTTGGATTTtaatcctttgattcctaattttgacataattaacaaatcaacaatgttcatacactatatgataaatctaatatttgaattgagcaagatttcaggaacaacaatcaaatcc
This genomic window from Cicer arietinum cultivar CDC Frontier isolate Library 1 unplaced genomic scaffold, Cicar.CDCFrontier_v2.0 Ca_scaffold_6358_v2.0, whole genome shotgun sequence contains:
- the LOC113786334 gene encoding heterogeneous nuclear ribonucleoprotein Q-like, with the translated sequence MEEMDDDGGEDDNAEGSVEEHEYEESAAAEAGRKDQFLDAEKSDLATEEDGQKPSLIDEEEKEKPDELLALPPHGSEVFIGELPRDTCEDDLRELCEPMGDIVEVRLMKDMDTRESKGYAFCGAFKTKEVAEKATESLHSKEFKVFE